In the genome of Fervidobacterium nodosum Rt17-B1, the window GACTAACCATAGAACTCAAAAAAACAAGGAACATCAAAAACAAAAACTCAAACCAATATATCATCTTCCTTGTAAAAGGCAAAAAAGTCAGCAAATCTATACGCTTGTGTCGAATATCGCTAATAAGTGAAAAGAGAATAATCAAAAAGCCAAAAAACATCTTCGTATCAACACTTGGGAACAACATCAAAATAAAGAAAAAAACTATCGTGCGTGATTTTTCCGTAAATTGCTTTCTAAAATAAGCGAATAAGTAATTAATGTAATCAACGTATTCACCCATTATTCCACACCTCCTCGATTAAAGCCAAAGTTGTGTACAAATCTACATTCTTACTCTTCAATCTTTGCACCAAATTTTCTACCGTGTTGACAACATCCCTATCGATATCTATATCCCCTGAAATAAAATAGCCAACTCCCTGCTCCGCTTCGACCAAACCCTCAATCTTCAAACGCTCAAGCGCTTTCAATATCGTATTTATATTCACATCGAAAATCCTCTCAAGCTCCCTGACAGGTGGAAGCTGAGTCCCTTTCTTCAACTGCCCTATTATTACCTTCGCCTTTATTTGGTTTATAATCTGCAAATAAGCTGGCACACCACTGTGCTTATCAACCTTTTTGAAATCTACAAATTGGTTTCCGCTCATTGTCTCACGACCTTAACTCCACTACTTTGGATGTTTATATCAACATCCGATAAATTTTTCAACGTAACAGTACCACCGACCGCATTTAGTTCCATATCCATTTTTTCTTTTCCAAGGTATTCAACCTTGCCATTCACACCCGTTCCAGAAACCGTGAACTTTTTACAGTTACTCAGCTTCATATCCAAATTTATCCCAACACCTTCAAGTTCAATGTAACGGACATCGAAAATTCCACTAAAATCAATACCAACGCTGTTGCAATTTATCTTTTCAGCTTTAAACGTACCTTTCAACTCAACACCTGTACCATCAAATTCCATACCATTTGCCGATATCTCACCTTCCACCTTTACAGACACACTATCAACCTTCAAATCATCTAGCTCAACCTTACCTGAAAGCTCCACTCCAACGGCTGAAGCTTCAAAAACTTTCAAATTGTCTTTTCCAATTTTAATCAAATACCTTGAATTCTTCTTCCCACCGAATATCTTCACAGAATTTTCACTAACGTCAACTTTTAGCACGCTTGGATACTCTATCTGATTGCCTTCGACAAACTCAACTTCAGCCTTACCTTGAATATCAATGACAACATTTTGTTTTGCTTCTAAAGATTTATCTGGATGGTAAATCATACCCTCTGAACTCGAGCCAAAAATATTTTGGATATACTCCGTAAGCGTTGAAGTAAAGCTACTCTCCGTTTTAACAAGATAGCTGAACATGTAAAAATTCGCCATCGGTATCAGAAAGAAAATAATAGCCAAAACAATAAAACCAGCAATTTTCTTCGTATAGTACTTAAACACATACCCAACTAACACAACTTCGAAAAACACAATAACAACCTTCAACGGTCCATACTCCACAAAAAAACCGACCAAACCTAGCAAAACAATAAACAACGTAATCAACAAAACGTACTTAACATCCTCTCTCACACTCTCACCTCCCAAATTACTTTCCAATTTTTCAATTTTATTTTTTGTTTTATAGTGTTATATAATTATATAACACTATAATTATAGTACTCAATACAGAAAACTAAAGTATCTTTTGTGTAAATTTTGAGTAACGTTTTGTAATAAAAGCTAAAAAATATGGCTTCGGTTCTCTCGAAGCCATATTTTCGTATTTTCTATTTTTAGAATTTCAAGAATTTTCAAACCTTCCCGGCGGCTAGTTTACCAGTCAAGACAGCCATCGGAACGCCGGCTGGACTGTACGCCCACTGACCTGCTTTGTATATATCCGGAAACGCAGTCAAATACGCATGCGACAAACTATTCTTTATAGGCTGTTTTTCTCCAAGTTTGCCAAACGCCCAACCAACAATCGCACCATTTGTTGTACCTACATACCTTGCTATCGTTAAGGGGGTCGAAGAGAATTTAAAAATCACTTTATCCTTCAGCTCTGGATAGACTGTATTTGATAATGTTTCAATTACATTCTCTTCAATCATGTTTTTTAACTCAGCGTACCAACCTGCATCATGGACCAGCTTCGCAAGTTCGTAATCGAAAAAGAAATTGACTATCAAACCAGTCTTACCTTCCGGAGCTAAATTTTTGTTTCTTAAAGCAGGTATAGATATCTCGTACGAAGTGTATTTACAAAGCTTACCAATCCATTCGCTAATTGCGTTTCTATCGAAATTGTTAAAATCATTTCTAATAGCGCTTTTCAAATTCTCAAGCTCGGAATGTTCAATTTCGCCTATCCCTTCTTTGCTTGGTGTGTAAAAGAAATGCTCGTTTGATATCTTTTCAAAATACTCAACCGGTTCATCAACAGCAATAAACACCTTCACAACTGATTCAGTGGTCTTCCCAGATAGCACTTTATTCTTTTCTTTCTCAACTTTTTCACTTTTTCTATCACAACAAGCTATACTATACAACCGCTTCAAATCAGCTGCCCAGATTAATTTATCGTATCTCCAACTCCTTCCATCACCGTCTAGAACCAAATGCTTGTCAACATCTACCTTTTTAATCCCCGTATTTAATACAATCTCACCACCAAGTTCCCTTACCTTCTCTTCCATCTTCCATGCCAATTCACCGATACCGTTCTCAGGGTAGATGTAATCCGTGTATGCGTAAAAATAACTCAATGCGAAAAACGCGGGTGTATTTTTGAAAAAATGCTGAGTAAGTATATCTTTAAGAGATTCGTTTCGCACAATCTTTCCTACATAATCCTCAACAGGCTCTTTGAGCTTGTTCATAACCGACACGGTCTTTAGAACTTTCAAAAGCCAGGGCAGATAAGTCTTAAAAGTCTTAAATTCTTTCTTCTCTACAAAGAGTGGATTATCGACGCTATACAAAATCTTCATACTGTTCATAACGCTCAAAATAACCAACGCCAATCTCTCTATATCTTCCACACTATCCGGATAAATCTCTTTTAGCATATCTACGTAATCCCTAAAACTTTCCTCGCCCTTCACGTGCACAATTTTGTCGCCTATACCAACGGAAACTTTGTTTTTAACAAACTTTAAATCAATTCCCACTTCATTGAGCATAGGCAAAATTATCCCAGCATTCAAAAACGCTGGGACACCACCATCGAAGATAAAATCCGCTCTATTAAACGAATTCACCAACCCACCGCAGTAATTGTTCTTCTCTATAAGTGTGACATCGTGTCCTTCCAAAAGCAAATACAAACTAGCCGTTAAACCGGCTACTCCCACACCTACAACTACAACTTTTTTAACTTTTTTCTTCAAAACCCTCACCTTCATTCATCATTTAACACACTCATTCGCACTCATTCGCGGCCATTCTTCCTGTCATTATCGAAGTTGGACCACCTGCAGGGCTGAAAGTCCATTGTCCTGCTTTGAAAACATTCGGTATCGATGTTCTAACAGCTGCTTTCATATTCATCATACTCGCATTCACAGGTATGCCTTCCTCAAAACTCCAACCTACGATAGCTCCATCCGAACTTTTCACTATCTTGTGTATAGTAATCGGCGTAGCCGAGAACTTCGCGATAATTTTATCTTTCAACTTCAACCCATCGAATACACCTTCAGAAATAGCGTCTATAACAAACTCGCTGAATTTTTCTTTGAATTCGTCGTACCATCCATCTTTGTATATTAAATCCGTTAACTTGTAATCAAAGAGCAAACTTACAATCATACCTGTTTTACCATCAGGCGCCGCTTGTTTCTCTCTTAGGGCTGGGATGGAAATCTCAAACGTGTTGTATTTTACAAACTTCTCCAACCAAGAGTAAACATCTTCTTTCTTTATGTTCTTCCAATTTTGTATAAGCCTTTTCAATTCCAAGCGGTGCAATTCGCCCAATCCTTCCTTTTTCGGCGTATAGAACATATGCCCTGTCACTATCTCACCGAAAAACTCAGCGGGTATATCGAGTTCCAAAAAAAGTGTGAAAACGGATTCAGCGCCTTTTGCGTTGAGAATTTTCTCCTTCTCGGTGTTAAATTTACCTTTGAATTTTTCTGGAATATTCTTCAAGTTTAAATAAAATTGCTTCAAATCAGCTGTCCATATGAGCTTTTCGTAGTTATATTCTTTCCCATTACTGTCAATTAACTTATTTTCCGATACATCCACACTCACAATCTCCGTATTCAACAAAATTTCTCCGCCCAATTCTTTTATCTTCTCCGCGATCTTTCTTGTAAAATTCCCAACCCCACCTTTTGGATATATATAATCGTTGTACAACGCAAAATAGCTCAACGCAAAAAACGTTGGCGTCCCCTTAAAGAAATGCTGAATTATTATATCCCTCAGTGAACGATTCGAAGTTAATTTATCCATATAACTTTCAATTGGCTCTTGCAATTTACCTATCCTGTAAATCGTCCTAAGGAATTTGAAAAACCACGGCACAACGTATAAAAGATTTAAAATGTTTTTCTTACCTTTTTCAAAGAGTGGATTATCGACACCGTATAAAACCTTCATATCCTCAATAACACTCTTAATTGCGAAAATTATCCTATCCACATCTTCTATACTCTCAGGATACAATTCCTTCAAAATTTTCGCGTACTCATATATACTCTCCACACCGTTTATTTTCAACACCTTATCCTCAACTATTATCGACACAGGATTTGGCAGAAATTCTATGTCTATCTTAAATTCCTCTGCAAGTGGCTTGACAAGTCCCGAGTTTACAAGTGCTCTTGCCCCACCTTCGAATCTGAAACCATCTCTTTCAAACGTGTTCATCAACCCACCACAATAATCATTTTTCTCTATGAGCAAAACATCTTTACCCTTACTTGAGAGTGTCAGTGCAGCGGTTAATCCCGCTATACCCCCGCCTACAACAATAACTTCCTTACGCACATCCATCACTCCCATCAAAATCTACAGATTTTTTAATACCTAATCCAAAAGAATCAATCATCTTAATAGTTAAATCCCAAAGTTTTTTGGCTTCTTCCATATCTTTCGCCGGCGGGGCTAGTTCCTCTATCTTTGTGAGATGGAAAAATTTATCTGTGATATTCTCGACTTCTTTTGAGACGCCTAAATAATACAGCGCTTGTGCTGAAATCTCTGGTGTTTGCGAAATACTATCTATAAACGTCTTTTTGAACCACCTATAAAGTGCACTGTTATCCCTGCCGGTATTCGTCCTCACCATACCAGGGTGCATCGCATTTATCGTAACATTGTAAGGTTTCAGTAAGTCTGCGAAGATGTGCATCGTTAAAATCTGAGCAAGCTTTGCACTACCGTAGGCTTTTAAACCGGTGTATCTTGCCTTTTCAAATTGCAAATCATCCAAATTCAATCCCCACACAGCAAACCTGTACCCTTCAGAACTAACAAGGATAATCCTCCCCTTTTTATCCTCTTTGTACTTTTCCAAGAGGTGGTAATTAATAATAAAAGGTGCAAGATAATGGACAACGAAATTCGTTTCAAGCCCATCGACGGTTAATGTGCGCTTGCCTAAATACACTCCGGCGTTGTGTATCAAAACATCGATGGGTTCTTTAAGACATGATAAAAACTCAGCAGCTTTGTATATATCTTTCAAACTACTCAAATCAGCTAAAAAATACTCAATTTTTACGCCAAATTCCCGTTCTATATCTCTAACCAAAGCCTCAGACTTTTCCTTACTCCTATTTATTGTTATCACTCGCGCACCCATAGAAGCGTACTTCTTCGCTGTATAATAACCAATACCGGAAGTTGCGCCCGTTATCACAACAACCTTCCCATCGCACCTTTCCGTGCATTGCTTTGGCTTTTCCTTCATATTCTTCAGCATCTCAAAAACATTCGACCATTTGTACTCTCGCCAGTACTTCCACACTTTGCTTTTTTTACTTTTTTTAATTTTTTCCATCAACCAAACACTCTCCTCATGAACTTCCGGTACAGTTTATTAAATCCAGGGATATTGTCAAATATATCCCCCCACAAATCGTAATAATCTCTCTGCGATGCAATCTTACCTTCATCGTTAAGAATCAACCTACTTGCACCGTAAACCACAGACTTTCTAGTTTTTTTAAACAATATAGTCATTTCCCACTCAACGAATATCAAATTCCCTTCTTTCACAGCGTTTACAATCTTCATCCTCAGCTCTTGCGATCTTTTCGTTAACCTTTCAACCATCGCCTTAAATTCGTCTATACCGTGTATCTCCTGGATAGAATCCCTGAACACAATATCATCCGCATAGTACGGAAGCAGATGCGACCAATCTAACTTCCCCTGCTCGTTGTAAGTCTTCTCCCAGAGTTCAATCAACTGTTCCAAACTTTCTATATTATATTTACTGTATTTTTTCTCTTCACTATTCTCTATCATTATTTCTCACCTATCTCAACTATTTTTCAAAGCTTCCCTCTTTTTTCTGTACTCAAGTATAGGCGCATCGCCGGGTATAAGGTTTTCTCCCATGCGAAGCTCGCTCTTCTTTGGAATCTGAGTTTCCACAACACGCTTATCTTGGTGTAAAATCTTTCTATTAAACGGCATACCCATCAACGTTATCAACTTATCCAAAAACCTAATCTTCGTAAAACCGATGTAAAACCTCAGATAAATCATGGTATGTTCATCATCGATAGGAACAAAAGCAGCCGTTACCCTAATTTTCTCATCTATGTGATTTTGCCACATATTTGGAAACTTAAACTCCAAGTACACTTGACTTTTTTCATTTAAACCTATCTCCTCGGGTTTTCTCGCAGGTCTTCCATCGTCAACTCGGTTAAAGACATAGAAATAAAACATCGTATCTCCAAACCACTTAACAATTGGACCATCCACAACTGTCCTATTGCCCCTACCAATAGTGTTGTAATGCACAAACGGTACATGCACAACATCAAGCTGATTCTCTATAGCCCGCGAATAGTGTACATTCCAAACTTCTTTAAATTCACTGTAACTCAAATCATCCGTTATATCCTCAAAATACGTCGGTGGATTTGTTGGCTCACCGTCACCATACCAAATCCAGATAAAATCCGCTAATTCGTAAGTATGATAAGCTTTGACCTTAAAATTCTCATTTACCGGTGTATTTCTTCCGTTTGCAGGAATCACGCACACCCGTCCAGTTGAATCGTACTCAAAACCATGGAATGGACACATAACACGCTCGCCATTTGAAAGAATCTTTCCATGTGAAATAGAAGCTCCTCTGTGACAACATACATCGGAAATACAATGAACCTTCCCTGCCTCATCTCTCCAAAGTGCAAGTTTCTCACCAAACCTAGTAACACCTATAAGCTCTCCCTTTTTAACCTCTTTAGAAGAAAGCACAATATACCATTGATTCTTTATCATATAACTCTCCCCCTTTTACTTTCTAATTTTTAAAAAATAATTTCTCAATTCCACGCGATGTTTGTAGAAAACTACAATAGCATTTCCAACGTACAGTACAACCAACTCAGGCATACCATTGAAAGCTTTCCAAATTGTGTAAAAAAGCAAAGCGACGAACCCTAACAACACTCTGAAAGCATCCTTTTCTGGATTTGTCTTTTTCTTCCCTTTAATTCTGTTGAATATGGAAAAGATTGTAAAAACACATCCTAATAACATAGGTCCTTCCCACTTAGTCAAAACAGACCAAGCGCCAAACATCGTTGCAACAGCCTTCCCACCTTTGAATTTTAAAAAAGGAGAAAACGCATGCCCTAAAATTCCCGCAAGCGCCGCAACAGCTAAAACGTATCTATTTATGTTAATTAAACTAAAAGAATCCTTCCAAGCAAAAAAAGTAAGTGGTAAAACGCCTTTAAAGTAATCCAATGCTAAAGCCAAAAATCCATATTTCCAACCTGCGGCTCTCCAAAGATTCGTCGAACCGGGATTGCCATCTCTTACTTTCCTCAAATCAATACCTTTCAACTTCGCTATAATATACGAATACATAACAGATCCTGATAAAAATTGAAGAAATATCAAGGCAACATAAAATATATAGATTTGCAAATTCCTCATACATTATCCTCCTACTCTTCAAAGAAATATTTTTGATTAGCCTCCTGAAATACGTTTTTTCTTATTTTTTCAAAAAATTCTTACTTCCCTTTCTTTTCCAAAAGAGTTTATCTAAAATCTTAATAATTTTAATTTTTTATCTTTAATGAATTAATTCATTATTTTTATGTCGCTTTATTCCTTCTTAGATTATTTTTTTTAACTACTTCCCCACCATTTTCCCTCAAACTAACCCTCTTATGCCCACCTGGTTTGTTCCACACTCTCACATTCCTTCGTCCTATTTGAGGTATGGTGAGTTTGCTTATTCTCGTATCCTGGTTACTTTCCTAATGGAGGTGACCGGCTTTCTCACCTATACATATACTCTCTCCGGTTCATATCTTGTCTTGCTTTTCACTAACTTGAATATTATCCTTATCATTTTCAATCCTATTGCTATCAATGCTTGTGTCTCTTTTAATGGATTTTTTCTCTTTTCCTCAGTTTTAAATATTTTTCCATTATTTCACGGTTATGTCTTATCACCGTTTTTGCCATCAAGTATATTATTTTCCTCAGTAACGGCCGCCCTCTTTTTGTTATCCGCGTTTTTCCTTTGTGTTCTCCAGAACTTTCTTCGTACAGGTTCAATCCAGCTAATTTCCTTATTTGTTTCCAGCTTTTAAACCTGCTTAACCCTCCTGTCTCTCCTAATATCGTGGCTGTCATTACCGTTCCTATCCCTGGCACACTTTCTATATATTCCCCTTCTTCTGTTTCTTCTATCATTTTTTTCATCTCTTCTTCTAGCTCTTGAATTTGTCTTGTTAATAGCTCTATTTCTTCCAATAGCATCCTTAATTTCATTTTCGCACTTTTTTGCCCTGCTCTTACTCCTACCGATTCTCTCGCTGCTTCGTATATCTTCCGCGCCCTACTTTTCCAGTCTTTCCCCTTTGTCGATTCTTTCAATACACTTTCTATTTCTTCTACTCCAACTCTTAATATCTCTTCCGGAAATGGATAGGTCTTTAATAATTTCATCGAACCTTCCGAAAATATGTTTTTGTATATCTTCTCATACTCAGGAAAGTATTCGTCTATTATAGCTATTACAATATTTTTTGAATTTTTTCTCTTACTTACTAATTGTTCCCTTGTCGTGGTTAATACTTTTAACTCACTATACACATCATTTGATAAATGCATATCGAAATATCTTCCATCTTTGATTAATTTGGCTATTAATCCTGCATCTTTCTTGTCATTTTTACTAGGTGAGTTATCATCAAATTCTTTGCTTTTCTTCACATGATATGGATTTACTCCAACAAGATAATTTACTTGCTCGTTAGATTTCATTTGCCAAGCTAAAACCTTCCAATAATGCCCTGATGGTTCCATGCCTAAGATTACGTTGTTTAACCCTTCCTTTTGCTTAATAATTCTTATTTTTTCCTCTAACATTTTAATACCATCTATGGTATTATTAATCTTGAAAGGGCTAATCAAATCAATTCCACGATAATCAGTCATCCTAACCCAATGATTTCTTTTAGCAACATCAATACCGACAATTAGAGTGTCTTGAGAAATTCTTGAAACTTTTGGATTAACATACTTTTGTTCCATGGTATCGCCTCCTGATTTTAGTGTGATGGGGTAATTATATATTATCAGGAGGCGATACTTTTTTCAAAATCTATTTTTCCTTACAGGAATGCTTGTGTACTTTAAATACATTTAAATACATTTTTATTTAAACTTTATTTCCCTTCCACGCCATGTAACTTTCTTAAGGATTGTGGTTTTGTACAAAGAATAAAGAAAAACAACAGCAAAGAAAATAAAATGTAGCGGATAAATGATCGCATCGTACCATTTGTAATCACCTATCGGTTTGGAAAGAAGATAGACTATAATTGTAAACCCTGCGTACCTTAAAACCACATACCCCAACGGCATATTAAAAGAAGCAAAAGACGAATAAAAACCAGACAACCAAATAAGAGCTATGAGAAAATTTAACAATCCATTGCTAATAGCCCCTGAAGACATATTTTTCGAAAACCCATCGAAAAGTTGTCTAAAACCATTTGGATACATCCTAAATTTGACAACACTTTTACCAAGCAAATTCGTCACCCTAATACCACTCTCAACATACAACTTCCCAAGCTTTATATCCTCCAGCACTGAATCCTTTATCGTTACATGTCCGCCAGTCTTTTCGTAATCTTTCCTCGAAGTTAGTATAACAGGTCCGAATGCCCCAACAGGCTTTTCAGAGGGAAAACCCAACATATTACCAGCGTACGTAACGACAAGGTTAAAAACCAAATTCAAATGCTCATAAAACTTCTCAAACCTTTGGTACGGCCAAACGGATATTAAACCGCCGTATCTTCTGTAATTACTAACCAAAGCTTCCAAAGTCTTCTCACCGGGCTCGACATCCGCATCCATAAAAATCAAAATATTACCTGACGAATGCTTGTAACCATTCCAAATTGCCCAAGATTTTCCAACCCACCCCTCAGGCGGTTCTTCTTTTAAACTAATCAACTTAATACTTTCATTATCATTCTGGAATGCCTTTACAATCTTCGCGGTTCTATCGATAGAATTATCATCCACAACTATGACCTCATAAGGTTTAACCGTTTGCAAATTTAAAAGGCTTAAAATCTTACCGATATTACTCTCCTCATTCCTTGCTGGTATGATAACGGAAATACTAAATCCATTTTCTTGAGAATTTTCAACACTCTTAATTTCCTCAGCATCCAAGTACCTTCTCTTTGAAAAGAAAAAATAGATAAAAGATATAAACACAGAAAAACCAATCACTAAAAGATGAAGTGGAATATCTAAAAACCTCAATCCATTTTCCCCTTTCTTTTTTACATCTTTGATATTTATTATTATCATACATCATTCAAAATTATACATTGACTATTTCAAAAAAATTAGTATAATTAGTCTATACTTAGTCTAATATAATCAAAAATAAAAATATAAAAAATATACAGAGGTGAATACAAATGGAAGAGAAGTTATCAAGTATTAACGGTATTGACAAAACTAAAAAGGTTTTAACAACATTATTCTTTATAGTCTTTGCTGACATGCTTGGTTTTGGCTTAATTATACCATTACTTCCGTACTATGCGAAAGAATTTGGAGCAAAAGACATTGTGATAGGATTCCTCTCCATGATATACCCATTGGGTCAAATCTTCGCATCGCCACTCATAGGGAGGATGTCTGACAAATTCGGAAGGAAAATCGCGCTCCTTTTGAGTGTTGGTGGCACATTCCTATCCCTCTTGTTACTTGGCTTTGCGAAATCACTAACGTTGATATTCATTTCAAGACTTTTAGATGGATTAACAGGTGGGAATATAACCGTAGCGCAATCTTACATAAGCGATTTCACAGACAAAAAATCACGTGCCAAAAGCTTAGGACTTATAGGCGCAGCATTTGGTTTAGGATTTATTTTAGGACCTGCAATAGGAGGATTTTTAAGCAGGTGGGGTTTCCACGTCCCAGCATTCTTCGCCGCAGGTCTTTCGTTCGTAAACCTTCTAAATATTATATTCCTCTTACCTGACTCCAAACCAGTGGAAGACGCAAAGAGAGTTCCATTCACATTCGAAGAGATGAAAAAAACAATCAGCAGACCTGTTGTGTTTTACCTTCTTTTAACGAAATTCTTTTATTCATTTGGATTCACAACATTTGAATCCACGTTCGCATTATTTGCACTCAGAAGACTCAACTTGCCTCTTTCTCAAACAAGCTTCGTCTTGGCGTATGTTGGAATTCTCATAGCATTCACACAAGGATTCCTTGTTGGAAAAATTACCAAAAAGTATAAAGAAGATGATATAATAAAATCACTGATATTTGTGGTAGTACCATTTTTGATACTTTACTCATTCTCAGCAAACCTAATCACACTCATTTTACTCTTAACACCTCTATCTGTTATATCTGGACTAATAGGAGTTTCCGTAAACTCCATCGCAACGAAAACAGTTGAAAGAGACAGATTAGGTGGTACACTTGGGATATTCAATTCCGTTGATAGTTTAACAAGGATAATAAGCCCTCTTTTTGGTGCTTTAATAATCCAATACATAGGTCCAAAATACCTTGGACTATTCATCGGCACTTCACTTCTAATAAGCTCATTTATCTTCTTCTTCCTATTCGCACCAAATTACGAAACATATCAAAAAAGCGAAAATTACGCAGTTTAATTAATTTAGTATTTAGCATAAGGGGGAGAAAACCAATGGAAGAAACAAGCCAAAACAGAAAAGTTGTCTTACTTCACAACTTTGAAAAATCAGAAATACTAAAACTCATGAAAGCGGTCAAAGAGACATTCCCAGGTGAAGAGATAATCTTCGCAAGCACAACACCAACAAGCTTAGAATGGAAAGTCAAAGACCTAATCGACGAACTCAACAAAGAACATGAGGAATTTAAAAAAATGAAACAAAATCAGCAGAACCAAA includes:
- a CDS encoding aromatic ring-hydroxylating oxygenase subunit alpha, with product MIKNQWYIVLSSKEVKKGELIGVTRFGEKLALWRDEAGKVHCISDVCCHRGASISHGKILSNGERVMCPFHGFEYDSTGRVCVIPANGRNTPVNENFKVKAYHTYELADFIWIWYGDGEPTNPPTYFEDITDDLSYSEFKEVWNVHYSRAIENQLDVVHVPFVHYNTIGRGNRTVVDGPIVKWFGDTMFYFYVFNRVDDGRPARKPEEIGLNEKSQVYLEFKFPNMWQNHIDEKIRVTAAFVPIDDEHTMIYLRFYIGFTKIRFLDKLITLMGMPFNRKILHQDKRVVETQIPKKSELRMGENLIPGDAPILEYRKKREALKNS
- a CDS encoding nuclear transport factor 2 family protein translates to MIENSEEKKYSKYNIESLEQLIELWEKTYNEQGKLDWSHLLPYYADDIVFRDSIQEIHGIDEFKAMVERLTKRSQELRMKIVNAVKEGNLIFVEWEMTILFKKTRKSVVYGASRLILNDEGKIASQRDYYDLWGDIFDNIPGFNKLYRKFMRRVFG
- a CDS encoding IS110 family transposase; the encoded protein is MEQKYVNPKVSRISQDTLIVGIDVAKRNHWVRMTDYRGIDLISPFKINNTIDGIKMLEEKIRIIKQKEGLNNVILGMEPSGHYWKVLAWQMKSNEQVNYLVGVNPYHVKKSKEFDDNSPSKNDKKDAGLIAKLIKDGRYFDMHLSNDVYSELKVLTTTREQLVSKRKNSKNIVIAIIDEYFPEYEKIYKNIFSEGSMKLLKTYPFPEEILRVGVEEIESVLKESTKGKDWKSRARKIYEAARESVGVRAGQKSAKMKLRMLLEEIELLTRQIQELEEEMKKMIEETEEGEYIESVPGIGTVMTATILGETGGLSRFKSWKQIRKLAGLNLYEESSGEHKGKTRITKRGRPLLRKIIYLMAKTVIRHNREIMEKYLKLRKREKIH
- a CDS encoding SDR family NAD(P)-dependent oxidoreductase; its protein translation is MEKIKKSKKSKVWKYWREYKWSNVFEMLKNMKEKPKQCTERCDGKVVVITGATSGIGYYTAKKYASMGARVITINRSKEKSEALVRDIEREFGVKIEYFLADLSSLKDIYKAAEFLSCLKEPIDVLIHNAGVYLGKRTLTVDGLETNFVVHYLAPFIINYHLLEKYKEDKKGRIILVSSEGYRFAVWGLNLDDLQFEKARYTGLKAYGSAKLAQILTMHIFADLLKPYNVTINAMHPGMVRTNTGRDNSALYRWFKKTFIDSISQTPEISAQALYYLGVSKEVENITDKFFHLTKIEELAPPAKDMEEAKKLWDLTIKMIDSFGLGIKKSVDFDGSDGCA
- a CDS encoding phytoene desaturase family protein — its product is MRKEVIVVGGGIAGLTAALTLSSKGKDVLLIEKNDYCGGLMNTFERDGFRFEGGARALVNSGLVKPLAEEFKIDIEFLPNPVSIIVEDKVLKINGVESIYEYAKILKELYPESIEDVDRIIFAIKSVIEDMKVLYGVDNPLFEKGKKNILNLLYVVPWFFKFLRTIYRIGKLQEPIESYMDKLTSNRSLRDIIIQHFFKGTPTFFALSYFALYNDYIYPKGGVGNFTRKIAEKIKELGGEILLNTEIVSVDVSENKLIDSNGKEYNYEKLIWTADLKQFYLNLKNIPEKFKGKFNTEKEKILNAKGAESVFTLFLELDIPAEFFGEIVTGHMFYTPKKEGLGELHRLELKRLIQNWKNIKKEDVYSWLEKFVKYNTFEISIPALREKQAAPDGKTGMIVSLLFDYKLTDLIYKDGWYDEFKEKFSEFVIDAISEGVFDGLKLKDKIIAKFSATPITIHKIVKSSDGAIVGWSFEEGIPVNASMMNMKAAVRTSIPNVFKAGQWTFSPAGGPTSIMTGRMAANECE
- a CDS encoding phytoene desaturase family protein, which encodes MKKKVKKVVVVGVGVAGLTASLYLLLEGHDVTLIEKNNYCGGLVNSFNRADFIFDGGVPAFLNAGIILPMLNEVGIDLKFVKNKVSVGIGDKIVHVKGEESFRDYVDMLKEIYPDSVEDIERLALVILSVMNSMKILYSVDNPLFVEKKEFKTFKTYLPWLLKVLKTVSVMNKLKEPVEDYVGKIVRNESLKDILTQHFFKNTPAFFALSYFYAYTDYIYPENGIGELAWKMEEKVRELGGEIVLNTGIKKVDVDKHLVLDGDGRSWRYDKLIWAADLKRLYSIACCDRKSEKVEKEKNKVLSGKTTESVVKVFIAVDEPVEYFEKISNEHFFYTPSKEGIGEIEHSELENLKSAIRNDFNNFDRNAISEWIGKLCKYTSYEISIPALRNKNLAPEGKTGLIVNFFFDYELAKLVHDAGWYAELKNMIEENVIETLSNTVYPELKDKVIFKFSSTPLTIARYVGTTNGAIVGWAFGKLGEKQPIKNSLSHAYLTAFPDIYKAGQWAYSPAGVPMAVLTGKLAAGKV
- a CDS encoding glycerol-3-phosphate acyltransferase encodes the protein MRNLQIYIFYVALIFLQFLSGSVMYSYIIAKLKGIDLRKVRDGNPGSTNLWRAAGWKYGFLALALDYFKGVLPLTFFAWKDSFSLININRYVLAVAALAGILGHAFSPFLKFKGGKAVATMFGAWSVLTKWEGPMLLGCVFTIFSIFNRIKGKKKTNPEKDAFRVLLGFVALLFYTIWKAFNGMPELVVLYVGNAIVVFYKHRVELRNYFLKIRK
- a CDS encoding GntR family transcriptional regulator — its product is MSGNQFVDFKKVDKHSGVPAYLQIINQIKAKVIIGQLKKGTQLPPVRELERIFDVNINTILKALERLKIEGLVEAEQGVGYFISGDIDIDRDVVNTVENLVQRLKSKNVDLYTTLALIEEVWNNG